The following are from one region of the Fusarium verticillioides 7600 chromosome 1, whole genome shotgun sequence genome:
- a CDS encoding tRNA-dihydrouridine synthase 4, translating into MSIGEKCESDHPLKIFDVARKQDRFLYALAPMVRYGKLAFRQTVHKYGVDLCWSPMILAKEFNRSSFARDSDLTISTTPKQPPTIVQFGANVPLELARASALVAPYTQGVDLNCGCPQSWACAETLGAALMNHRELVRDMVVETRQRLASDGWGVGLEKDIDSPKGRSVSVKIRIHNDLRQTMDFIDTVIGHPQNRQIDWITIHPRTRSTPSTTPIRTEALEILTAKYSKTLPILLSGDVFDLSTLPFQPTITTNNDSPLPSLDKLVLNDTNSAVNMPCPSNTHLSGFMSARGLLANPAIFAGYSACPWEAVETFMCKVAKAPVPFKLVQHHVMEMTAPGMGSDKASLLDKKERAELMKLANTCEIMDFLDEKIERKTGRAGGMRRDL; encoded by the exons aTGTCGATCGGTGAAAAGTGTGAGTCTGACCA TCCACtcaagatctttgatgtGGCTAGGAAACAGGATCGTTTCTTATATGCTCTTGCGCCTATGGTTCGATATGGAAAG TTGGCATTTCGACAAACAGTCCACAAATACGGAGTTGACCTGTGTTGGTCTCCTATGATCCTTGCCAAGGAGTTTAATCGAAGTAGTTTTGCCCGAGACAGCG ATTTGACCATCTCTACTACACCCAAGCAACCACCAACTATCGTCCAGTTTGGCGCAAATGTTCCCCTGGAACTTGCTCGTGCATCAGCTCTCGTCGCCCCTTACACCCAAGGTGTCGATCTCAACTGCGGATGTCCACAGTCCTGGGCTTGTGCCGAGACGTTGGGTGCTGCATTGATGAACCACCGTGAGTTGGTAAGGGATATGGTGGTTGAGACTCGGCAGCGTTTAGCTAGTGATGGATGGGGTGTTGGCCTCGAAAAGGACATCGACAGTCCCAAAGGCCGAAGTGTGAGTGTGAAAATCAGGATTCACAACGATCTCAG GCAAACCATGGACTTTATAGACACCGTGATAGGTCACCCACAAAACCGCCAGATCGACTGGATCACCATTCACCCACggacaagatcaaccccATCAACCACACCTATCAGGACCGAAGCcctcgagatcttgacaGCCAAGTACTCGAAAACTCTCCCAATACTTCTTTCAGGAGATGTTTTCGACCTCAGCACTCTCCCCTTCCAGcccaccatcaccaccaataACGACTCTCCCCTCCCCTCGCTGGACAAACTTGTTCTCAACGATACCAACTCCGCTGTGAACATGCCATGCCCTAGTAACACTCACCTCTCTGGATTCATGTCCGCCCGTGGTCTCCTTGCTAACCCAGCCATCTTCGCTGGCTACTCGGCTTGCCCATGGGAAGCCGTTGAAACCTTCATGTGCAAGGTTGCAAAGGCCCCTGTACCATTCAAGCTGGTACAACACCACGTTATGGAAATGACAGCGCCAGGCATGGGGTCTGACAAGGCATCGCTTCTAGATAAGAAAGAGCGCGCAGAACTCATGAAGTTGGCCAACACTTGTGAGATCATGGACTtcctcgatgagaagattgagcGGAAGACGGGGAGAGCTGGTGGCATGAGACGAGACCTATGA
- a CDS encoding tRNA-dihydrouridine synthase 4 — translation MILAKEFNRSSFARDSDLTISTTPKQPPTIVQFGANVPLELARASALVAPYTQGVDLNCGCPQSWACAETLGAALMNHRELVRDMVVETRQRLASDGWGVGLEKDIDSPKGRSVSVKIRIHNDLRQTMDFIDTVIGHPQNRQIDWITIHPRTRSTPSTTPIRTEALEILTAKYSKTLPILLSGDVFDLSTLPFQPTITTNNDSPLPSLDKLVLNDTNSAVNMPCPSNTHLSGFMSARGLLANPAIFAGYSACPWEAVETFMCKVAKAPVPFKLVQHHVMEMTAPGMGSDKASLLDKKERAELMKLANTCEIMDFLDEKIERKTGRAGGMRRDL, via the exons ATGATCCTTGCCAAGGAGTTTAATCGAAGTAGTTTTGCCCGAGACAGCG ATTTGACCATCTCTACTACACCCAAGCAACCACCAACTATCGTCCAGTTTGGCGCAAATGTTCCCCTGGAACTTGCTCGTGCATCAGCTCTCGTCGCCCCTTACACCCAAGGTGTCGATCTCAACTGCGGATGTCCACAGTCCTGGGCTTGTGCCGAGACGTTGGGTGCTGCATTGATGAACCACCGTGAGTTGGTAAGGGATATGGTGGTTGAGACTCGGCAGCGTTTAGCTAGTGATGGATGGGGTGTTGGCCTCGAAAAGGACATCGACAGTCCCAAAGGCCGAAGTGTGAGTGTGAAAATCAGGATTCACAACGATCTCAG GCAAACCATGGACTTTATAGACACCGTGATAGGTCACCCACAAAACCGCCAGATCGACTGGATCACCATTCACCCACggacaagatcaaccccATCAACCACACCTATCAGGACCGAAGCcctcgagatcttgacaGCCAAGTACTCGAAAACTCTCCCAATACTTCTTTCAGGAGATGTTTTCGACCTCAGCACTCTCCCCTTCCAGcccaccatcaccaccaataACGACTCTCCCCTCCCCTCGCTGGACAAACTTGTTCTCAACGATACCAACTCCGCTGTGAACATGCCATGCCCTAGTAACACTCACCTCTCTGGATTCATGTCCGCCCGTGGTCTCCTTGCTAACCCAGCCATCTTCGCTGGCTACTCGGCTTGCCCATGGGAAGCCGTTGAAACCTTCATGTGCAAGGTTGCAAAGGCCCCTGTACCATTCAAGCTGGTACAACACCACGTTATGGAAATGACAGCGCCAGGCATGGGGTCTGACAAGGCATCGCTTCTAGATAAGAAAGAGCGCGCAGAACTCATGAAGTTGGCCAACACTTGTGAGATCATGGACTtcctcgatgagaagattgagcGGAAGACGGGGAGAGCTGGTGGCATGAGACGAGACCTATGA
- a CDS encoding tRNA wybutosine-synthesizing protein 2: MDKNSQLREMNLFRAPAARAAKTLDRSLFAKTLNAAAASIKENKLLSKYRKELEKTNEVLFMERYNPVLPDPDPSLASQGKKCIVLAPQIKPASPETWSPILKEASKVGDIKVVPYDIEIGYDSWSYLDVMKSILPDELHEEIPSGFNTVGHVAHLNIRDQYLPYKNIIAQVLLDKNPHIKTVINKIDNVGSENEFRTFAYEVLGGPDDMNVEVSEAGCVFKFDYSKVYWNSKLDTEHKRIAGLFKPGEVVADVMAGIGPFAVPAGKKGVFVWANDKNPESYRYLEEAIRRNKVSEFVKPFNYDGHDFIRTSANLVLEASKRGDCAVIKPPRQPRNSTAPPPEPVRVPVPPTISHFVMNLPASAIEFTHNYRGLYHGHEELFEPHTETKLPMVHVHCFSVKADDETPLMDICERIRKEIGVLLRPGDPENQGEVLIYDVRDVAPAKRMFCASFRLPREVAFAERA; this comes from the exons ATGGAT AAAAATTCACAGTTGCGAGAAATGAACCTCTTCCGAGCACCAGCCGCTCGTGCGGCAAAGACACTCGATAGGTCTCTCTTTGCAAAAACTCTTAACGCTGCGGCGGCTTCTATCAAGGAGAATAAGCTGCTGTCCAAGTATagaaaggagcttgagaagaccaatgAGGTTTTGTTTATGGAGAGATATAATCCCGTCTTGCCTGATCCAGACCCGTCacttgcttctcaaggcaaAAAATGTATCGTGTTGGCTCCTCAGATTAAGCCTGCGT CTCCAGAAACATGGAGTCCCATCCTCAAAGAAGCCTCGAAAGTCGGTGATATTAAGGTGGTACCGTATGATATTGAAATTGGATATGACTCTTGGTCTTATC TTGATGTTATGAAATCCATTCTTCCAGATGAACTTCACGAGGAAATCCCAAGTGGCTTCAACACCGTGGGACACGTCG CCCACCTCAACATCCGTGatcagtacctaccttacaaGAACATTATCGCCCAAGTGCTTCTAGACAAGAACCCTCACATCAAAACCgtgatcaacaagatcgataaTGTCGGTTCAGAGAACGAGTTCAGGACCTTTGCCTACGAAGTCCTTGGTGGTCCCGATGATATGAACGTGGAGGTGAGCGAGGCCGGCTGCGTATTCAAGTTCGACTACTCCAAGGTATACTGGAACAGCAAGCTCGACACGGAGCACAAACGGATTGCAGGACTTTTCAAGCCTGGAGAGGTTGTTGCAGATGTCATGGCTGGTATTGGACCCTTTGCGGTACCggctggcaagaagggcgTCTTTGTCTGGGCCAACGACAAGAACCCAGAGAGCTACCGCTACCTTGAGGAAGCGATCCGCAGGAATAAG GTCTCGGAGTTTGTCAAGCCCTTCAACTACGATGGCCACGACTTCATCCGCACATCCGCAAACCTTGTCCTGGAGGCATCAAAGCGCGGCGACTGTGCCGTGATCAAACCTCCGAGGCAACCAAGAAACTCTACGGCTCCGCCCCCGGAGCCTGTCCGAGTGCCCGTGCCACCAACGATCTCACATTTTGTCATGAACCTCCCGGCATCCGCAATTGAGTTCACACACAATTACCGCGGTCTGTACCACGGCCACGAGGAGCTATTTGAGCCTCACACCGAGACCAAGCTGCCCATGGTGCACGTTCACTGCTTCTCAGTCAAGGCTGATGACGAGACACCCCTCATGGACATCTGCGAGCGGATACGTAAAGAGATTGGCGTCTTACTCAGACCGGGTGATCCCGAGAACCAAGGCGAGGTGCTCATCTACGATGTGCGCGATGTCGCTCCAGCAAAGAGAATGTTTTGCGCTTCATTCCGTCTACCGCGTGAGGTTGCCTTTGCCGAGAGGGCTTAG
- a CDS encoding tRNA wybutosine-synthesizing protein 2, with translation MKSILPDELHEEIPSGFNTVGHVAHLNIRDQYLPYKNIIAQVLLDKNPHIKTVINKIDNVGSENEFRTFAYEVLGGPDDMNVEVSEAGCVFKFDYSKVYWNSKLDTEHKRIAGLFKPGEVVADVMAGIGPFAVPAGKKGVFVWANDKNPESYRYLEEAIRRNKVSEFVKPFNYDGHDFIRTSANLVLEASKRGDCAVIKPPRQPRNSTAPPPEPVRVPVPPTISHFVMNLPASAIEFTHNYRGLYHGHEELFEPHTETKLPMVHVHCFSVKADDETPLMDICERIRKEIGVLLRPGDPENQGEVLIYDVRDVAPAKRMFCASFRLPREVAFAERA, from the exons ATGAAATCCATTCTTCCAGATGAACTTCACGAGGAAATCCCAAGTGGCTTCAACACCGTGGGACACGTCG CCCACCTCAACATCCGTGatcagtacctaccttacaaGAACATTATCGCCCAAGTGCTTCTAGACAAGAACCCTCACATCAAAACCgtgatcaacaagatcgataaTGTCGGTTCAGAGAACGAGTTCAGGACCTTTGCCTACGAAGTCCTTGGTGGTCCCGATGATATGAACGTGGAGGTGAGCGAGGCCGGCTGCGTATTCAAGTTCGACTACTCCAAGGTATACTGGAACAGCAAGCTCGACACGGAGCACAAACGGATTGCAGGACTTTTCAAGCCTGGAGAGGTTGTTGCAGATGTCATGGCTGGTATTGGACCCTTTGCGGTACCggctggcaagaagggcgTCTTTGTCTGGGCCAACGACAAGAACCCAGAGAGCTACCGCTACCTTGAGGAAGCGATCCGCAGGAATAAG GTCTCGGAGTTTGTCAAGCCCTTCAACTACGATGGCCACGACTTCATCCGCACATCCGCAAACCTTGTCCTGGAGGCATCAAAGCGCGGCGACTGTGCCGTGATCAAACCTCCGAGGCAACCAAGAAACTCTACGGCTCCGCCCCCGGAGCCTGTCCGAGTGCCCGTGCCACCAACGATCTCACATTTTGTCATGAACCTCCCGGCATCCGCAATTGAGTTCACACACAATTACCGCGGTCTGTACCACGGCCACGAGGAGCTATTTGAGCCTCACACCGAGACCAAGCTGCCCATGGTGCACGTTCACTGCTTCTCAGTCAAGGCTGATGACGAGACACCCCTCATGGACATCTGCGAGCGGATACGTAAAGAGATTGGCGTCTTACTCAGACCGGGTGATCCCGAGAACCAAGGCGAGGTGCTCATCTACGATGTGCGCGATGTCGCTCCAGCAAAGAGAATGTTTTGCGCTTCATTCCGTCTACCGCGTGAGGTTGCCTTTGCCGAGAGGGCTTAG